The genomic interval TACCGGCACGAGGTGCGGGCCGGTAATTCCCGGCTCGACGAGTTCCAGGCCGCGGTGCTGCGCGCCAAGCTGCCGCGCCTCGACGCCTGGAACGCCCGCCGGGCCGCGGTGGCCGCCCGCTACGGGGAGGGGCTGGCCGGCCTGCCGGGCATCGTCCTCCCGGAGGCCGCCCCGTGGGCCGACCCGGTGTGGCACCTGTACGTGATCCGCAGCGCGGAGCGCGACGCGCTGCGCCGCGAGCTGGACCGGGCGGGGGTGGCGACGCTGATCCACTACCCCGTCCCGCCGCACCGGTCCCCGGCCTACGCGGACGACCCGGCCGGCGCGCCGGAGGGCACCCACCCGCGCACCGAACGCCTGGCGGCACAGGTCCTCAGCCTGCCGCTCGGGCCCCACCTCGGCGACGACGAGGCCGGCGCCGTGGTGGCGGCCGTCGCGGCGGCGGTGGCGGCCACCGGCGGCGCCGGGGCCGGCCGCCGCCTTCCTCAACCGACGGAGAAACGATGACCCAGACGACACCGGGGCGGCCGCCGATGAAGGGGATCATCCTCGCCGGCGGCGGCGGCACCCGGCTGCGGCCCCTGACCGGGACGCTCTCCAAGCAGCTCCTGCCGGTCTACAACAAGCCGATGATCTACTACCCGCTCGCGATGCTCATGCTGGGCGGCATCCGCGAGATCCAGGTCATCTCCTCGCCGCAGCACATCCCGCTGTTCCAGCGGCTGCTGGGCGACGGCTCCCGGCTGGGCCTGGAGATCACCTACGCGGAGCAGCCCGAGCCCCAGGGCATCGCCCAGGCGATCACCCTCGGCGCCGGCCACATCGGGGACTCCCCGGTGGCGCTGATCCTGGGCGACAACATCTTCCACGGGCCCGGGTTCTCCTCCGTGCTCCAGGGCAGCATCCGGCACCTGGACGGCTGTGTGCTGTTCGGCTATCCGGTGAGCGATCCGCAGCGCTACGGCGTCGGCGAGATCGACAAGGACGGGCTGCTGCTCTCGCTGGAGGAGAAGCCCGAGCGGCCGCGCTCGAACCTGGCCGTCACCGGGCTCTACCTGTACGACAACGACGTCGTCGACATCGCCAAGAACATCCGGCCCTCCGCGCGCGGCGAGCTGGAGATCACCGATGTCAACAAGGTGTACCTGGAGCAGCGCCGCGCCCGGCTGATCGAGCTGGGCCACGGCTTCGCCTGGCTGGACATGGGCACGCACGACTCCCTGTTGCAGGCCAGCCAGTACGTGCAGCTGCTGGAGCAGCGGCAGGGGGTGCGGATCGCCTGCATCGAGGAGATCGCCCTGCGCATGGGGTTCATCGACGCGGAGGCCGTGTACCGGCTGGGCCGTGAGCTCGGCGCGTCGGGGTACGGCGCCTATCTGATGGAGGTGGCGTCCCATGCGGGAGCCGCGTGACCCGGCCGGTCCGGCGCCCGCCCCGGCGCGGCGCTTCCGGCGGATCCTGGTGACGGGCGGTGCCGGCTTCATCGGTTCGCGCTTCGTGACCGGGCTGCTGGACGGCTCCCTGCCGGGGTTCGGCGAGCCCGAGGTGGTGGTGCTGGACGCGCTGACGTACGCGGGCAACCTGACCAGTCTGGACCCGGTCGGCGACTCGCCGCGGCTGCGTGTCGTCACGGGCGACATCTGCGACGGCGACGTGGTCGCCGGGGCCATGGCGGGTGCGGACCTGGTGGTGCACTTCGCGGCCGAGTCGCACGTGGACCGGTCCATCGAGGACGCCGGCGCGTTCGTCCGCACCAATGTGCTGGGCACGCACACCCTGCTGCGGGAGGCCCTCGACGCGGGGCCCGAGCGGTTCGTGCACGTGTCGACGGACGAGGTGTACGGGTCGATAGAGGAGGGGTCCTGGCCGGAGGACCAGCCGCTCAGCCCCAACTCGCCCTACGCCGCCTCCAAGGCCGCGTCGGACCTGCTCGCGCTGGCCTTCCACCGCACGCACGGGCTGCCCGTGTGCGTGACCCGCTGCTCCAACAACTACGGCCCGTACCAGTACCCCGAGAAGGTCGTCCCGCTGTTCACGGGCAGCCTCCTCGACGGCGGGACCGTCCCGCTGTACGGCGACGGCGGCAACCGGCGCGACTGGCTGCACGTCGACGACCACTGCCGGGGCCTCGCGCTGGTGGCCCGGGGCGGCCGGCCGGGCGAGGTCTACAACATCGGCGGCGGCACCGAGCTGACCAACACCGAGCTGACGGAACGCCTGCTGGAGCTGTGCGGGGCGGACTGGTCGGCGGTGCGGCGGGTGCCCGACCGCAAGGGCCACGACCGGCGTTACTCGGTCGACTTCGGCAAGATCTCCGCCGAGCTGGGCTACGCGCCGCGGGTCGGCATCGACGAGGGCCTGGCGGAGACCGTGCGCTGGTATCGCGAGAACCGCGCGTGGTGGGAGCCCCTCATGAAAGGACGATGACCTCCGTGTCCGCAACCGAAGAGCCGCTCGGCCCGTACGGGCGGCGGCCGCGCCCCCGCCCGTACGGCCCCAGGGGGAGCCATGCGTCCTGAACCGGGGTCGGTGGCCGAGGCCGACTACGCCGACCGCCGGCTCACGGCCGAGCGGGTGCGGGTCTCGGCCGGCACGCCCGACAGCCGGGTCACGCCCACCGCGGACGTGCCCGGCTGGCTGGCCGCCTACGGGCGGGCGCACCATTTCCGGGCCGAGCCGATCCCGTTCGCCGGTCTCCGGCGGTGGTACTTCGAGCCCGGCACCGGCGACCTGCGGCACGAGTCGGGCCGGTTCTTCTCCATCGAGGGGCTGCGCACCAGCTCGGACGCCGATCCTGCCGACCGGGTGCAGCCGATCATCGTGCAGCCCGAGGTGGGGCTGCTGGGCGTCCTGGCGCGGGAGTTCGACGGGGTGCTGCACTTCCTGATGCAGGCCAAGCCGGAGCCGGGCAATGTCAACGGGCTCCAGCTCTCGCCGACCGTGCAGGCCACCCGGAGCAACTTCGACGAGGTGCACCACGGCCGCGCGACGCCGTTCCTGGACCACTTCATCCAGCACCCGCGCCGGCGCGTCCTGGTCGACGCGATCCAGTCCGAGCAGGCCGACTGGTTCCTGCACAAACGCAACCGGAACATGGTCGTGGAGATCGACGCGGAGGTGCCGGCGGACGACTCCTTCCGCTGGCTGACCCTGGGTCAGATACGCGGGCTGCTGCGGCAGGACGACCTCGTCAACATGGACACCCGGTCCGTGCTGGCCTGCCTGCCGACCGCGCACGCCGCGCCCGGTGACGACGGCGAGGGCTTCGGGGCCGCGCTGCGGCGGTCCTTCTACGGGGACCCCACGCCGCGGCACGACCTGCACGCGGTCACCAGCTGCCTCACCGACGTCCAGGCGCTGCGAGTGCTGCGCCAGCAGAGCGTCCCGCTGGAGCGCGCGTACGAGGACGGGTGGCGGCGGGACGGGAGCGCGATCCGGCACCGCAGCGGCCGGCGCTTCGAGATCATGGCGGTGGGGGTCACCGCGGAGCGGCGCGAGGTGGCGTCGTGGACGCAGCCGCTGCTGCGGCCCTGCTCGCAGGGGCTGGCCGCGCTGGCCGTGCGGCGGATCGGCGGGGTGCTGCACGCCCTGGTGGCGGCGCGCTCGGACGTCGGGACGCTGAACGTGGCGGAGTTCGGCCCGACCGTCCAGCACCGTACGGCCGGTCCCGGCGCCGCCGCTGTCCCGTACCTGGACTACGTGCGCGCCAGCGGCCCGGACCGGATCCGCTACGACGCGGTCCAGTCGGAGGAGGGCGGCCGCTTCTACCACGCGCGGACCCGCTACCTGGTGATCGAGGCCGGCCCGGAGCTGCCCGTGGACTGCCCGCCGGGCTTCCGTTGGGCGACGTTCGGGCAGCTCACGGAGCTGCTCGCGCACGGCCACTACCTCAATGTGGAGCTCCGCACCCTGATCGCCTGCGCGCACGCCGCGTACTGAGAACCGCCTACTGACGGTTCGGTCACATCCCCTTGACCTCGATCTTGGTCGAGGTTGTCGAATGGGCGGTGCCGGAACCGGGAGCGGGGTCGGCGGAATGTATCGGTCGATGGAGAGCGGTGGTCCTCATGTCAGTTACCGGCAGCGCGGAGAGTGTGCTCACCCCCGAGGTCGAGAAGGCCGTGCGCGGGGTCGTGCAGGCGCTGGAGGACGCCTTCAACGCCCACGACGCCGACGCCCTGGGCGAGCAGTACGCGCGGAGCGCCTCCTGGACCAACGCGATGGGTCACGTCAGCCAGGGCCGGGAGGCCATCGCCGAGGCCGCGCGGCGCGTGCTGCCGGTGCTGGCCGAGCAGTTCGTCCGCTACGAGGTGACCGGGCTGCTGCCCGTCCGGCCCGACGTCATCGCCGTGAACGTCGTGCAGACCCCGGTCACGCGGGCCGGTGAGCCCGTCGAGGGCCCCAAGGGCGCCCCGCTGTACGTCATCTCCCGGGAGGACGACGGCTGGAAGATCATCGCGGGGTCGAACACCTTCCTCAACAGCTGAACCCGCCGTAGCGGCGGGGGAACGACCCGTGGGGGGCGCGCCGTCCGGCGCGCCCCCCACGTCCGTCTTCCCGGCCCCCGTCCGCCTCCGCTACTTCGCGGCGGGCGCCGTCGGGCCGGACCGCGGGGCGGGGTCGGCGGCGGGCCGGGCGGGCCGCCGCGGCCGGCCGATGGTCCGCATGACGGGCTTCTCCACGAAGAAGTGCAGGAGCGCGGCGAGGCCGAGGCTCAGCGCGAAGGCGAGCACCGTGAGGCCGGTGGCGGCCGGGGTGTCCCACTGGCGGTAGTAGCTCAGCTCGCCGCCGAGGAAGCGGTGCCCGTACTGGATGACGAGGTAGTGGACGAGGTAGAAGGCGAAGGTGAGTTCGCCCAGCAGCACCATCGTCTTCGAGGCCAGCGGCGAGCGGGCGCCGCGCACGTCGCCCGCGGCGAGCGAGCCGAGCAGCAGGGCGACCGCCGGGACCGCCAGGCTGCGGCCCAGCCAGTCCGGCAGCGCGAACGAGACCGCGTACAGCGCGCCGAACACCAGGGCGCAGACCGGGGGCTTCGGCCCCGACCAGCGGCCGTTCCGCACGATCAGCGCCATGACGATGCCGAGCGTGAACTCCATGAGCCGGACCGGCGGGAACACGTAGATGAACCAGTACTGCATCTCCGGCATCCCGGCGTCCCAGGGCAGCGCCGGGTCCGAGGGCATCAGCAGGGCGGCGGACGGCACCGCCACCACGGCGACGGCCAGGCAGACCGCCCATTTCCCCAGCCTTTCGACGCGCACCTTGGAGAGCGCGCGGAACAGGAACGGGAACGCGGCGTAGAACAGCATCTCGGCGGAGAGCGACCAGGCCACCGGATTCATGCTGGCGTATTCGTGGAAGTCCGGGAACCACGCCTGCACGAGGAAGAGATTGGTCAGGAACCCGTCCCACACGGACCGGCCCATGCTCGGTTCCTGGAGCCACAGCACGATCGCGAGCGTCACCAGGAGCATGGGCAGGTGCAGCGAGAACGCTCGGGTCACCCGGCGCCGCCAGAAGGCGGTCAGGGATTTGTCGGGCAGGCCGGCCCAGGTGAGGACGAAGCCGCTGAGCATGAAGAAGAACGAGACCGCGTACGGGCCCAGCACGTTCAGCGGGACCTGCGCCTTCGTATTGATCTCGGAGTTCCGGAAGATGGGCTGCGCGGCGATATGCGCGGTGAACACCGTGAGGGCCGCGATGAAACGCATCCCACCGAGTGACGGCAGGTGTTTCGGCAAGGGCATGGGATTCCTCGGGACGGGCGAAGCGTGGATGGTCGGGGATTTCTAGGCCATGGGTGCCGGGGCCGACAAGGCATAGCTGACACAGTGGCGGCGGTATCCGCCGGGCCGTTCCCACGCACCGCCCGATATCACCGAACGTGGCGCCGGTGTGGCACGGCGCAGCGCGATGTGGTGGATCATCACCGGCTCCGGGCCGGAACCGGTGGGCTCGTCACCGCCTTCCGGGCCGCCGGAGGGGCCGTCGGGCCGAACGGTCGGTCGTGGCCGGAAGGGGCAGGAAGAGTGTGATCCGCTTATCTGGGAGCGCACCCGGAATTCCGCAAGGCTGCTCCACAGCTCATTACCGGGAAATTCACAGTGCTGTGGGGGATCTCGATGATCACTGCTCCGTTCGACCCTGAACCCTCGTTTTCCCCGGCCGGTCCCGTCGGGGACCCGGACTTCGATTCGCTCGTCACCGGAACCTGTGCGGAGCTGCTGGGCTCGCTGCGCCGCGCCGACCAGCGCAGGAGGGGTGAGCAGTACGTCCGCGGGCTGCTCACCGCCAGCGGCCGCAAGACCGCCCGCAACCTGGCCAGCTTCGTGGGCGAGGGGGCCGCGGCGCAGAGCCTGCACCACTTCGTGGCCGCGTCGACCTGGGACTGGCGGCCGGTCCGCGCGGCGCTGGCCCGTTACGCGGACGACTTCCTGCGCCCGGACGCCTGGGTGGTGCGGCCGATGGTGGTGTCCAAGACCGGGGCGAACTCGGTCGGTGTGCGGCGGCGGTTCGTCCCGGACCTGGGACGGGTGATGACCTGCCAGCGCAGCCACGGTTTATGGCTGGCGTCCGACGCGCTGTCGGTCCCCGTGAGTTGGCATCTGACGCTGGGCGGGGGACCGGACGGCGATCCGGGCCGGCCGCTCGGCACGCGGGGCGAGGAGGAGGAACTCGTCCACCTGGTGGCGGAGATCGCACAGGAGACCCGTACGGTGGCCCGGCCGGTGGTGATGGACGCACGGGCGGCCGCGCCGCTGTCGCTGGTGCGCACGCTGACCTCGGCGGGCCTGCCGTTCATGCTGCGGGTGGGGGCGGAGCTGCCGCTGGCGCCGGCCGCCGGCCGGGTGCAGGTCGACAGGCGGCCCGCGACGTCCCCCGCGCAGGCGCTGATGGAACAGGTGAAGCGGCTGAGCCACCCGGTGGAGTGCCATGGTTCGGTCAGTTTCGTCACGCCGCTGCCCGTGGTGCTGCCCGGTCTGCTGCCGCAGCGGACGCTGCTGCTGATGGGGGTGTGGCGGGCCAACCGCCGCCGCCCCGCGGACCTGTGGCTGACCGACCTCACCTCCTGGGGGCGGGGCCCGCTGCTGCGGCTGGCCATGCTGACCGACCGGGTGGACGCCGATTTCGGGGCGGTGAGCGTGGGGGTGGGGATGCGTGACTTCGAGGGGCGTTCGTTCCAGGGGTGGCACCGGCATGTGACGCTGGCGTCGATCGCGCACGCGCTGCGGCTGTCGCAGGGCGCGGGGTGCCTCCGGGCGCCGGTCGCCGTCTGACGCCCGGCCGGGGCGCCCGGGGTGCGGGCACCCCGGGCCGGGGCCGGCCCGGGTCAGTCGGGCAGCGCCCGGAAGGCGCGGCGCGAGGACAGCGCGGAGCGCACCTGGTAGAGCCGCAGGGCGAGCTGGATGTCGAGCACCCGCTCGGGATTCTGCCACTCCTCGCCGAGGAGCTGGGTGATGCGCTCCAGCCGGCGCGACACGGTGTTGGGGTGGACGCGCAGGGTCTCCGCGGCGCGGGTGGGGCTCCGGCCGGCCTCCAGATACACCCGCAGGGTGGGGATGAGGTCGGTGAAGCGGTGGGTGTCGTAGTCGACGACGGGGCCGATGGTCTGGTCGATGTAGCCCGGGATGTCGTTCTCCTCGGCCAGGAGCATGCCGAGGAACCCCAGGTCGGAGGCGCAGGCGGTGCCGCCGTCACCACCCAGGGCGCGGAGCGTCTCCAGGCACTGCGCGGCCTCGCGGTGGGCGTCGCCGATGGCGTCGACGGTGGTGGCGGGTCCGGCGGCGCCGACGGTCACCGGGTGCCCCAGCAGTGTGGAGAGCTCCTCGGTGGCGGTCTGTCCCGCGGCGACGGGGTCGTCACCGGGGATCAGCAGAGCGACGGAGCCGTCGCGCACGCTGCACAGTCCGTCGCGCTCCTGGGCGTAGGCCGCGGCGTGGGCCTCGAAGAGGGGGCCGAGGCGCTTGGGGCCGGAGGCGACCAGGACGACATGCGGGCGGCGGAAGCGCAGGGAGAACATCAGGGCACGCTCGCGCTGGAGTTCGGGCGAGCGCGGCGCGCCGACCAGGTCGTCGAAGAACTCCTGGCAGCCGCGGTCCTTGGGGGCGTCGCTGCGCTGCATCCGCAGGTGCAGGGCGCAGGCCCGGGAGACGACGAGGAGCATCGGGACGGCGCCGTGGCCGGACTCGCGGCCGAGGTCCGCGAGCAGGAACCCGGCGTCCCGGGCGCCCGGTTGGAGCGGGACCACCCAGAATCCGGACTGCACGGGGACGGGCCGGCCGGTGTCGGCGGCGGTGCGGCAGGCGGAGCGCACGTCGGCGCGGGCGAGCCGGCGCAGCCGTCCGTGCTCGGCGAGGGTCTCCCCGAGGGGGCCGCAGACGCCCGCCCCGCCGCCGAGGGCCTCGGCGGCGGTCGACAACAGGGCGTCGAGCCCCCGGCCGTTGAGCACGAGGGCGAGCAGGTGGGACTGGAGCTCCGCCGCCCTCCGGGTGTCGGCGAGGGCCGTACGGGCCTCCCACGCCTCCTCGCGCAGCCGGCCGTTGTCCTCGCGGAGCCGGTCGATCTGGCGTATGCGCTCCAGGGAGGCGGCGGCCAGGTCGGCGAGCGAGCAGAGGAGCGTCACCTCGTTGGGGGTGAGGTGACGGATCTGGCGGTCGGCGGCGTAGAGGACGCCCATGTGGTCCTCGCCCACCCGTAACGGGGCGCCCAGGATGGCGCGTAAGCCCTCGGCGCGGACGAGGTCGTCGATCGCGTCGTCGTGCGGGATGCTGGGGTCGGCCAGGTAGTCGGAGGTCCAGAAGGGGGCGCGGCGGGCGCGCACCATGCTGCCCAGGCCGCCACCGGAGGGGACCCGGAAGCCCACGGTGAGGGCGTCGGCGGCGCCGTCGGCGCTCTGCACGACCGTGTCGTCCTCGCCGTCCTTGTGCAGGCTGATGTAGGCGACGTCCAGTTTGAGGAGCAGCCGGGCGCGGCGGGTGACGGAATCGAGGAGTTCCCGGTCGTTCCGGGCGCCGACGAATTCGTGCGCGGCGTCGACGAGGGCGGCGAGCTCGGCCTCGCGGTCACGGCGGTACTCGATCATCGACTGGGCGGTGAGGGCGAGCCGGTTGAACCGCTCCAGGCGGCGCATCCGCGTCTCGCTGGCGCCCTCGCGCTCGGCCCGCGCCATGAGCCGGTCGTATTCGCCTCTCGGGGCGGTACGGGCGACGAATTCGAGGAAGGCGAGAGCATCCTCCGCCTGTTTTTCCCCGTCCGCCTCGTCACGAGAATCCAGGCCGCTCATGCCGTAGAGTGCCCCCGTCCCGAGACTTTACGAATTAAAGAACAGGTTATTACACCTCCGGTGGACGCGTCCAGCACAATTTGCCACCGCACACGAGCCGTTGGCAACCGTTTCGCGGACCCGTTTCCCTTTCGCCCGCCTTCGCTCCGCGCGGCTCGCCGGAAAAATCCGTCAGACGTACTTCAGGGCGGCCTCGACCGTCCTGTGCAGCTCTGTCCATTCGGCGCGGGCGGCCGCGAGCTGTGTCTCCTGCAACTCCGCGCCCACGGCCCGGATGTCGACCCCCGCGCGGCCGAGCGCGGCCAGCACGTCCCGGGAGGCCGCCTCCATGCCGCTGACGGTGTCGCCGCGCAGCGCCGCGCGGCTGCCCAGCGCGCGCAGCACGTCGAGCCCCGCCGAGGAGACGCTGTTCCAGGCCACCAGCTCCTCGATGTACCGCACGCCCTCCGGCACCGGCGCGCCGTAGGAGGACCACACGAAGTGCAGCGGCCTGGCCCCGGCCCTGGTCAGGGCGCGCCAGCGGGTGCCGGCCATCAGCTCCTCGCGGCGGTGGTGCGCCAGCCGGGCGACCGCCACCGCCCAGTCCCGCCGCCGGGCCGCGGCGCCGATCCGGGCGGCGATCGTCTCGTCCAGTACGCGCAGCGGGAAGGAGACGGCGCAGTGGATCCCGGTGAGGTCGTGCCCCGCGTCCCGGGCCCGCTCCAGGCCGGTGAGGTACATCCCGAAGACCGTGTCGAACTGCTCGGGCGAGAACACCGACCGCACGTCGACGCCGATGCCCCGGGCCAGCAGATCACTGATCAGCCCCGCCCCGCCGGCCGCGAGATGGGTGCCGAGCACCAGGTTGGGGCGGTCGACCGCCCAGCGCGTGGCCGCGGCCTCCGCCACCGCGCGCCGGCCGCCCGCGTACGGGTCCAGGGGCACGAACACCCAGCCGCTGCGGCCGCCGCTGTCCCGGTGGAGCGCCAGCAGCGAGTCGCAGGCGGCTCGCGCGTCCCGGCTCAGCAGGCCGCGCACGGCCTCGCCGACGGGCACCTGGCGCACCGCCAGGTCGGCCAGGTGCTCCCGGTAGGCGCCGCCCCTGCGGACGCCCTCGGTGACGGCCGCGAGCCGCGAGGAGGCGCCGCACAGGCCGGTCTCGGCCATCAGCTCCGCCAGCCGCCCGGGGCACTCCGGCTCCCGGGTCAGCCCCTCCGCGCACAGGGAGACGCCCTCGGCCTCCAGCATGGCGGCGGGCCGGGTCCGGTGTCTCAAATCCTTCGCCTCCGGTCGGGTCCGTACGAGCCTTCGGTGGGTCCGTCCGCGCTCAGCGGGAGGGAGGCGCCGGATCCCTCCGGTACGCCCGCAGGCACTCCTCGTACGTGGGCAGCAGCCCGGCGGCCGCGGCGGCGGCGAGGGTGGGGGCGGCCGCGTCCCTGGCCGACCGCACGGGGGGTTCCGCGAGGTCCCAGGGCAGCGCCAGGGCGGGGTCGAGGGCGTCGACGTCGATGATGGTGCCGTGCGCGTACTCCTCCGTGCACAGGTAGTTCACGCAGGTGTCGTCGGCGAGCGCGACGTAGCCGAGGCCGAGGCCGTCGGGGAGGTACACGGCGGTGCCCGAGCCCGGGTCCTGCCGGAGGGTGTCGTGGTGCCCGAAGGTCGGCGAGCCCAGCCTGAGGTCGACGACCATGGTGCGCACGGCGCCCCGCACGCAGGTGACGATCTTCCCCTGGCCGGGCGGCATCGTGGTGCCGTGGATGCCGCGCAGCACATTGCGCCCGGAGACGGTGAAGTTGACCTGCCTGACCTGGAAGGCGTGACCGGTGGCCGCCCGCAGCGCGCTGTGGCGGAGCCCCTCGTAGAAGCGCCCCCGGTGGTCGGGGATCGGTTCCGGGTCGATGCGGTACGCGTCGCGGACGGCCGTTTCGGT from Streptomyces albireticuli carries:
- a CDS encoding transaldolase family protein → MRHRTRPAAMLEAEGVSLCAEGLTREPECPGRLAELMAETGLCGASSRLAAVTEGVRRGGAYREHLADLAVRQVPVGEAVRGLLSRDARAACDSLLALHRDSGGRSGWVFVPLDPYAGGRRAVAEAAATRWAVDRPNLVLGTHLAAGGAGLISDLLARGIGVDVRSVFSPEQFDTVFGMYLTGLERARDAGHDLTGIHCAVSFPLRVLDETIAARIGAAARRRDWAVAVARLAHHRREELMAGTRWRALTRAGARPLHFVWSSYGAPVPEGVRYIEELVAWNSVSSAGLDVLRALGSRAALRGDTVSGMEAASRDVLAALGRAGVDIRAVGAELQETQLAAARAEWTELHRTVEAALKYV
- a CDS encoding transposase gives rise to the protein MITAPFDPEPSFSPAGPVGDPDFDSLVTGTCAELLGSLRRADQRRRGEQYVRGLLTASGRKTARNLASFVGEGAAAQSLHHFVAASTWDWRPVRAALARYADDFLRPDAWVVRPMVVSKTGANSVGVRRRFVPDLGRVMTCQRSHGLWLASDALSVPVSWHLTLGGGPDGDPGRPLGTRGEEEELVHLVAEIAQETRTVARPVVMDARAAAPLSLVRTLTSAGLPFMLRVGAELPLAPAAGRVQVDRRPATSPAQALMEQVKRLSHPVECHGSVSFVTPLPVVLPGLLPQRTLLLMGVWRANRRRPADLWLTDLTSWGRGPLLRLAMLTDRVDADFGAVSVGVGMRDFEGRSFQGWHRHVTLASIAHALRLSQGAGCLRAPVAV
- the rfbB gene encoding dTDP-glucose 4,6-dehydratase, whose protein sequence is MREPRDPAGPAPAPARRFRRILVTGGAGFIGSRFVTGLLDGSLPGFGEPEVVVLDALTYAGNLTSLDPVGDSPRLRVVTGDICDGDVVAGAMAGADLVVHFAAESHVDRSIEDAGAFVRTNVLGTHTLLREALDAGPERFVHVSTDEVYGSIEEGSWPEDQPLSPNSPYAASKAASDLLALAFHRTHGLPVCVTRCSNNYGPYQYPEKVVPLFTGSLLDGGTVPLYGDGGNRRDWLHVDDHCRGLALVARGGRPGEVYNIGGGTELTNTELTERLLELCGADWSAVRRVPDRKGHDRRYSVDFGKISAELGYAPRVGIDEGLAETVRWYRENRAWWEPLMKGR
- a CDS encoding SgcJ/EcaC family oxidoreductase; this translates as MSVTGSAESVLTPEVEKAVRGVVQALEDAFNAHDADALGEQYARSASWTNAMGHVSQGREAIAEAARRVLPVLAEQFVRYEVTGLLPVRPDVIAVNVVQTPVTRAGEPVEGPKGAPLYVISREDDGWKIIAGSNTFLNS
- the rfbA gene encoding glucose-1-phosphate thymidylyltransferase RfbA, whose amino-acid sequence is MKGIILAGGGGTRLRPLTGTLSKQLLPVYNKPMIYYPLAMLMLGGIREIQVISSPQHIPLFQRLLGDGSRLGLEITYAEQPEPQGIAQAITLGAGHIGDSPVALILGDNIFHGPGFSSVLQGSIRHLDGCVLFGYPVSDPQRYGVGEIDKDGLLLSLEEKPERPRSNLAVTGLYLYDNDVVDIAKNIRPSARGELEITDVNKVYLEQRRARLIELGHGFAWLDMGTHDSLLQASQYVQLLEQRQGVRIACIEEIALRMGFIDAEAVYRLGRELGASGYGAYLMEVASHAGAA
- a CDS encoding dTDP-4-dehydrorhamnose 3,5-epimerase family protein, which codes for MRITETAVRDAYRIDPEPIPDHRGRFYEGLRHSALRAATGHAFQVRQVNFTVSGRNVLRGIHGTTMPPGQGKIVTCVRGAVRTMVVDLRLGSPTFGHHDTLRQDPGSGTAVYLPDGLGLGYVALADDTCVNYLCTEEYAHGTIIDVDALDPALALPWDLAEPPVRSARDAAAPTLAAAAAAGLLPTYEECLRAYRRDPAPPSR
- a CDS encoding helix-turn-helix domain-containing protein → MSGLDSRDEADGEKQAEDALAFLEFVARTAPRGEYDRLMARAEREGASETRMRRLERFNRLALTAQSMIEYRRDREAELAALVDAAHEFVGARNDRELLDSVTRRARLLLKLDVAYISLHKDGEDDTVVQSADGAADALTVGFRVPSGGGLGSMVRARRAPFWTSDYLADPSIPHDDAIDDLVRAEGLRAILGAPLRVGEDHMGVLYAADRQIRHLTPNEVTLLCSLADLAAASLERIRQIDRLREDNGRLREEAWEARTALADTRRAAELQSHLLALVLNGRGLDALLSTAAEALGGGAGVCGPLGETLAEHGRLRRLARADVRSACRTAADTGRPVPVQSGFWVVPLQPGARDAGFLLADLGRESGHGAVPMLLVVSRACALHLRMQRSDAPKDRGCQEFFDDLVGAPRSPELQRERALMFSLRFRRPHVVLVASGPKRLGPLFEAHAAAYAQERDGLCSVRDGSVALLIPGDDPVAAGQTATEELSTLLGHPVTVGAAGPATTVDAIGDAHREAAQCLETLRALGGDGGTACASDLGFLGMLLAEENDIPGYIDQTIGPVVDYDTHRFTDLIPTLRVYLEAGRSPTRAAETLRVHPNTVSRRLERITQLLGEEWQNPERVLDIQLALRLYQVRSALSSRRAFRALPD
- a CDS encoding acyltransferase family protein, which codes for MRFIAALTVFTAHIAAQPIFRNSEINTKAQVPLNVLGPYAVSFFFMLSGFVLTWAGLPDKSLTAFWRRRVTRAFSLHLPMLLVTLAIVLWLQEPSMGRSVWDGFLTNLFLVQAWFPDFHEYASMNPVAWSLSAEMLFYAAFPFLFRALSKVRVERLGKWAVCLAVAVVAVPSAALLMPSDPALPWDAGMPEMQYWFIYVFPPVRLMEFTLGIVMALIVRNGRWSGPKPPVCALVFGALYAVSFALPDWLGRSLAVPAVALLLGSLAAGDVRGARSPLASKTMVLLGELTFAFYLVHYLVIQYGHRFLGGELSYYRQWDTPAATGLTVLAFALSLGLAALLHFFVEKPVMRTIGRPRRPARPAADPAPRSGPTAPAAK
- a CDS encoding NDP-hexose 2,3-dehydratase family protein — encoded protein: MRPEPGSVAEADYADRRLTAERVRVSAGTPDSRVTPTADVPGWLAAYGRAHHFRAEPIPFAGLRRWYFEPGTGDLRHESGRFFSIEGLRTSSDADPADRVQPIIVQPEVGLLGVLAREFDGVLHFLMQAKPEPGNVNGLQLSPTVQATRSNFDEVHHGRATPFLDHFIQHPRRRVLVDAIQSEQADWFLHKRNRNMVVEIDAEVPADDSFRWLTLGQIRGLLRQDDLVNMDTRSVLACLPTAHAAPGDDGEGFGAALRRSFYGDPTPRHDLHAVTSCLTDVQALRVLRQQSVPLERAYEDGWRRDGSAIRHRSGRRFEIMAVGVTAERREVASWTQPLLRPCSQGLAALAVRRIGGVLHALVAARSDVGTLNVAEFGPTVQHRTAGPGAAAVPYLDYVRASGPDRIRYDAVQSEEGGRFYHARTRYLVIEAGPELPVDCPPGFRWATFGQLTELLAHGHYLNVELRTLIACAHAAY